The DNA sequence CGTAGATGTGTCCCGTCTGATGGAGCGCAAGGGTTTTTTGTCCTCCGACTGGCCCGGAATATCGTGGTGAAAATCCCGGCTCGAATCGCCGTTTGTATCATAAGGGGATATCAGATATTCATATCCCCTTATCTAGGAAGGAATTGTCGGTTTTATCCTACCTGCTCTCGATATGCTATGGAGTCCATAGAGCGTTTCGGCTTGATCAGGGGTGGTTGGCTGACTTTGTGTAGAATCGTTAAATGCGGTCCCTGGCATCCCGGGGGCTACGATCCGGTTCCAGAAAAAACAGATGGACCCGACTCAAGAGGAGAGTGAAAGTCTTGTGGGAAGCAGCTAGTAACGCTATGTATGGTCTCCTTTCGACCATCCACAATTTCGTAGGTTCTTGGGGCCTTGCGGTTATAGTTCTGACTTTGTTGGTGAGGTTGCTACTTCATCCTCTGAACCACAAACAGCTGGTCAGTATGCAGAAGATGCAGAAGCTTCAACCTCGGATCAAAATGCTTCAGGAAAAGTACAAGGACGACAAAGAGGGACTCAGCAGGGAGACCATGGCCCTCTACAAGGAGAACAAGGTTAACCCTGCGGCGGGGTGTCTCCCCCTTCTGGTGCAGTTGCCCATACTGATCCTTCTCTTCAGGGTCCTTATGAACTCCGATTTCGGAGGGGCCAGTTTCCTAGGCATCACTCTTGAAGGGTCCGTTCTTACCACCATGGCGGATGCTCTCGGGGTCGTGGCCGTCGAGGGCACCAACATCGGCTTTATGACTGTGGTCAAGGCCATAATGGCCAACCCAGCCGGACTGGCCTCTTTCGGTCTGTACGGACCCAACCTTCTCCTTCTCGGCCTGATCATATTCGTGACCTGGTATCAGCAGAGGATGTCTTCGACAGGAAATCCTCAGATGGCTATGATGAACTGGTTTATGCCGATCTTCATGGGTTTCATCTGCCTCAGCCTTCCCGGAGGAGTCATGCTTTACTGGGGGGCCTCGTCTTTCATAGGAGTGGGACAGCAGTGGTGGGTCCTTCACAAGACCTCTCAGGAAGGAAAACCCACCCTATACAAGGATAACCCGATGAAGTCCAAGGAGGATTAGTTTTCCTCGAAGGGAGGAATAAAGGGTGACCGAAGACTACAGAATAGTTCTGGACGTCAAGTCCGAGGAAGAAGCGATCGCACAGGCATCGGATATCTGGGAAGTCGATGCCGACAGATTGATAGTGAAGGTTTTGGACGAGGAGAAGGCTTTTT is a window from the Dethiosulfovibrio russensis genome containing:
- the yidD gene encoding membrane protein insertion efficiency factor YidD, which encodes MKIPARIAVCIIRGYQIFISPYLGRNCRFYPTCSRYAMESIERFGLIRGGWLTLCRIVKCGPWHPGGYDPVPEKTDGPDSRGE
- a CDS encoding YidC/Oxa1 family membrane protein insertase, which encodes MKVLWEAASNAMYGLLSTIHNFVGSWGLAVIVLTLLVRLLLHPLNHKQLVSMQKMQKLQPRIKMLQEKYKDDKEGLSRETMALYKENKVNPAAGCLPLLVQLPILILLFRVLMNSDFGGASFLGITLEGSVLTTMADALGVVAVEGTNIGFMTVVKAIMANPAGLASFGLYGPNLLLLGLIIFVTWYQQRMSSTGNPQMAMMNWFMPIFMGFICLSLPGGVMLYWGASSFIGVGQQWWVLHKTSQEGKPTLYKDNPMKSKED